Proteins encoded in a region of the Dryobates pubescens isolate bDryPub1 chromosome 14, bDryPub1.pri, whole genome shotgun sequence genome:
- the E2F5 gene encoding transcription factor E2F5 isoform X2, whose amino-acid sequence MAAAAEAGGGSGSSSSSSRHEKSLGLLTTKFVSLLQEAKDGVLDLKAAADTLAVRQKRRIYDITNVLEGIDLIEKKSKNSIQWKGVGAGCNTKEVIDRLRYLEAEIEDLELKEKELDQQKLWLQQSIKNVMDDSTNHQFSYVTHEDICNCFNGDTLLAIQAPCGTQLEVPIPEMGQNGQKKYQINLKSSSGPIHVLLINKESSSSKPMVFPVPPPDDLAQPPSQPAAASTPLKPATAPQSPPEEHDLNQGHELPQTSDADTTSEGCVQQSSTTSAAPYSSLPEPVLYPSLAGDVAQGNIGGDIIDELMSSDVFPLLRLSPTPGDDYNFNLDDNEGVCDLFDVQILNY is encoded by the exons ATGGCCGCGGCGGCCGAGGCCggtggcggcagcggcagcagcagcagcagcagccgccacgagaagagcctggggctgctgaccACCAAGTTCGTGTcgctgctgcaggaggccaaGGACGGCGTGCTAGACCTCAAAGCG GCTGCTGATACCCTGGCTGTGAGGCAAAAGAGAAGGATCTATGATATCACCAACGTTTTGGAGGGGATCGATCTCATTGAGAAGAAGTCAAAAAACAGCATTCAGTGGAA AGGAGTAGGTGCTGGTTGCAATACAAAAGAAGTCATAGACAGGCTGAGATATCTAGAAGCTGAAATTGAAGATCTAGagctaaaagaaaaagaactggaTCAGCAGAAACTGTGGCTTCAACAAAGTATCAAGAATGTCATGGATGACTCTACAAACCACCAAT TTTCATATGTCACCCATGAAGATATCTGCAACTGCTTCAATG GAGACACACTTCTAGCAATTCAAGCACCTTGTGGTACACAGTTAGAAGTACCTATACCCGAAATG GGACAGAATGGACAGAAGAAATACCAGATCAATCTTAAAAGTAGTTCAGGACCTATCCATGTGCTGCTTATTAATAAGGAATCAAGCTCCTCCAAGCCCATGGTGTTTCCAGTTCCTCCACCTGATGACCTTGCACAGCCCCCATCTCAACCTGCAGCTGCATCAACTCCCCTTAAACCTGCTACAGCTCCTCAGAGTCCACCAGAGGAACACGATCTGAACCAAGGACACGAGTTACCACAAACATCAGATGCAGACACAACATCGG agggctgtgtgcagcagagcagtaccacctcagcagctccttacTCCAGCCTTCCAGAGCCTGTGCTGTACCCCAGCCTTGCAGGGGATGTCGCCCAAG GGAACATCGGTGGGGATATCATTGATGAGCTCATGTCTTCTGACG TTTTCCCTCTCTTACGACTCTCTCCTACTCCCGGAGATGACTACAACTTTAACCTGGATGATAATGAAGGAGTCTGTGATCTCTTTGATGTGCAGATACTAAATTATTAG
- the E2F5 gene encoding transcription factor E2F5 isoform X1, whose translation MAAAAEAGGGSGSSSSSSRHEKSLGLLTTKFVSLLQEAKDGVLDLKAAADTLAVRQKRRIYDITNVLEGIDLIEKKSKNSIQWKGVGAGCNTKEVIDRLRYLEAEIEDLELKEKELDQQKLWLQQSIKNVMDDSTNHQFSYVTHEDICNCFNGDTLLAIQAPCGTQLEVPIPEMGQNGQKKYQINLKSSSGPIHVLLINKESSSSKPMVFPVPPPDDLAQPPSQPAAASTPLKPATAPQSPPEEHDLNQGHELPQTSDADTTSEGCVQQSSTTSAAPYSSLPEPVLYPSLAGDVAQGTSSSNDYQGLLPLDVNCILKPNSFDIAKMEEPTGNIGGDIIDELMSSDVFPLLRLSPTPGDDYNFNLDDNEGVCDLFDVQILNY comes from the exons ATGGCCGCGGCGGCCGAGGCCggtggcggcagcggcagcagcagcagcagcagccgccacgagaagagcctggggctgctgaccACCAAGTTCGTGTcgctgctgcaggaggccaaGGACGGCGTGCTAGACCTCAAAGCG GCTGCTGATACCCTGGCTGTGAGGCAAAAGAGAAGGATCTATGATATCACCAACGTTTTGGAGGGGATCGATCTCATTGAGAAGAAGTCAAAAAACAGCATTCAGTGGAA AGGAGTAGGTGCTGGTTGCAATACAAAAGAAGTCATAGACAGGCTGAGATATCTAGAAGCTGAAATTGAAGATCTAGagctaaaagaaaaagaactggaTCAGCAGAAACTGTGGCTTCAACAAAGTATCAAGAATGTCATGGATGACTCTACAAACCACCAAT TTTCATATGTCACCCATGAAGATATCTGCAACTGCTTCAATG GAGACACACTTCTAGCAATTCAAGCACCTTGTGGTACACAGTTAGAAGTACCTATACCCGAAATG GGACAGAATGGACAGAAGAAATACCAGATCAATCTTAAAAGTAGTTCAGGACCTATCCATGTGCTGCTTATTAATAAGGAATCAAGCTCCTCCAAGCCCATGGTGTTTCCAGTTCCTCCACCTGATGACCTTGCACAGCCCCCATCTCAACCTGCAGCTGCATCAACTCCCCTTAAACCTGCTACAGCTCCTCAGAGTCCACCAGAGGAACACGATCTGAACCAAGGACACGAGTTACCACAAACATCAGATGCAGACACAACATCGG agggctgtgtgcagcagagcagtaccacctcagcagctccttacTCCAGCCTTCCAGAGCCTGTGCTGTACCCCAGCCTTGCAGGGGATGTCGCCCAAGGTACAAGTAGCTCCAACGACTACCAGGGCTTGCTGCCCCTGGATGTTAACTGTATTCTCAAGCCAAACTCATTCGACATAGCCAAGATGGAGGAGCCCACAG GGAACATCGGTGGGGATATCATTGATGAGCTCATGTCTTCTGACG TTTTCCCTCTCTTACGACTCTCTCCTACTCCCGGAGATGACTACAACTTTAACCTGGATGATAATGAAGGAGTCTGTGATCTCTTTGATGTGCAGATACTAAATTATTAG